Genomic DNA from Spiroplasma alleghenense:
CAGAAGAAAAAAAGGATTCAATCAATTCTAAAAAGTGATTAACAAAAATTAAAGAATGAATTTTAGATGAGTACAAAGCTCAATACAAAATTCACAATATTCCAGAAACAGACCCTAATTATGTAACTAATGATTTGACAGTTGATGATTTAAAAATTTCTTCAATTCCAACTTACATTATTATTCGTGATGGAAAATTAGTTAATGTAACAACAGGATTTGATTCATTAGAAAATGGTGTTGGTGAAGAACAAGCATTGGAAAAATGATTTACTGAAATTAATAGTTACTTTACCGATCCAGCCTCATTCTTCCAACCATCTAATAATGGTGGAGAAACTGGTGGAGATGGAGATGGTGGAGAAACTGGTGAAACTGGCGGACAAGAACCAGCTGCTGGATCAATCCCCTATCAAGATAAATCTTATGAATATCGCTATAAAAAATAAGAGTTTTAAAACTCTTATTTTTTTTACAAAAATTAAGAAAATAAAAAACGAACCTCAAAGATTCGTTTTGTTTGTTTTTAAAATGGTCCCCAGGGCCGGACTTGAACCGGCACGGGCGACAAAGCCCGCTGGATTTTAAGTCCAGTGCGTCTACCGATTCCGCCACCTGGGGATAAAAAATCCAAAAAATAATTAATATAAAATGGTGTCCCGTGCAAGATTCGAACTTGCGACCCACTGGTTAAAAGCCAGTTGCTCTACCGGCTGAGCTAACGAGACGAAAATGGCTGGGCTAGCAGGATTCGAACCGGCGCATGAAGGAGTCAAAGTCCTTTGCCTTACCGCTTGGCTATAGCCCAATAATGGTGGAGGGAGGCGGATTCGAACCGCCGAACCTTTCGGAACTGGGTTACAGCCAGCCGCGTTTAGCCACTTCGCTATCCCTCCGTTTATAATGGTGCTGACTAAAGGATTTGAACCCTCGACCTATTGATTACTAGTCAATTGCTCTACCAACTGAGCTAAGTCAGCGTAATTCTAAAATTTAGAACCTAAAACATTATACAAAAAATATATTACTCTTGTCAAGAAAAAGAGTTAAAAATTTCATAAAAAAAGTACTCGGGCGGAGCACTTATTTGTCAATCTGAATAAATAAAATTAAAAAATTAAAAATTTGATAGGGCTAAACAAATCATTATAACTTTTTTCTTCAAAAAGACTTAATTATTATACGACTTTTAAATAATTTAAACAATATAAAAATTAAACTTTTATTTACTTTTTATATTGATTGCCCTATTTCAAATCTAGATCACTAATTACCTTAATAATTACTGGTTCTACAAAGGCCTTGTCAACTATTTCAAATGTTAACTTTCCTTGGTTAGTAAATTCGCCGCTAACAGCCTTGTTTGTCTTCAATGTCATTACAACGTCTCCTGCCAAAACTTTTTCACCAGAGACCTTATTTAAGGTGATTCCGGCGGCGAAATCAATACTTTCCTCTTTGGTTGCACGACCAGCACCGATTTGCATTGCTAAGTAACCTAATTTATTAGTGTCAATATAGCGAATATATCCGGATTTATCAGCTTTGATTTCTATAGTATTTTTAACTTTAAAGCTTTTTTCAAAGTTTTCAATTACACTAAAATCTCCACCTTGGGCTTCAACAAACTGTTTTAAAATTGGTGCAGCGACTTTATTTTTAATTTTTTCACGAACAGCCTCTTTTGCTTCGGCTAAAGTTTTAAAAATTCCTGCTTGCAGAAGTGTAATTCCAACCGCTTCTTCGGTCAGTTCGTTTAAATCAGCAGGACCATTTCCTTGTAAAGTTTCATAAGCTTCACGAACCTCATTGGCATTACCGATTTCACGTCCTAATGGTTTATCCATATCTGTTATCATGGCTGCAATGTTGCGGTGGTGATTTTTACCAATTTCAACCATTGCTTGAGCTAATTTTGTAGCTTCATCCACAGTATTCATAAAGGCTCCACTACCCATTTTAACGTCTAAAATAATCCCATTTCCTGCAATTGCCAATTTTTTCGACATTATACTTGAGGCGATCAAAGGAATTGAATCAACAGTTCCTGTAACATCTCTTAGGGCATACATTTTTTTATCAGCAGGAACAATATCTTGTGATTGAGAAATAATGCTCATTCCCACTTTGTTAACAATTTCTTCAAATTTAGCTTCAGAAATTTCCCCAGTTCAACCTGGACAAGATTCTAATTTATCAATAGTTCCCCCAGTTTGTCCAAGTCCACGACCCGACAACTTGGCTACTTTGATACCAAAACTAGCAACCAATGGAGCATAGATTAATGAGGTTTTATCCCCAACTCCCCCGGTTGAATGCTTATCAGCTTTAAAACCAGTAACTCCTTTTAAATCATAGGTTTTACCACTTTTAATCATTTCTCCTGTTAAAAACGAAGTTTCTTTAGCATCCATCCCTTGAAAGTAAATTGCCATTGCTATGGCACTCATTTGATAATCTTTGATTTCATTTGAAATGAATCCCTTAATTAAATATTCAATTTCTGCTTGGTTTAAACTCAAACCTTTTTTCTTTTTAGTAATTAATTCTGCAAAATTCATATTTCACCTCTACGAAAAAACTATTTTTTTTCTTTTCTTTTCTTCTTAGTTTCTATTTTTTCAAAATCTTTATATTTTTCCATATTTTTAACAACTTCCTTACGAACGTTATTTGTTAAAATATCTGTTTTAATAGAAATAAACTTTTCTGGTAATAAAGGCTTACCAAAAACAACTTTAACTACCACTTTTTTAGGTCTCTTTTTAGCAAAAACATAGTGAGAGTCAATGATTGTAACTGGCACAATCGGCACATATGCTGATTGTGCTATTTTCATACTTGCTCCTTGGAATTCTCCAATTTCTTGGTCAGGACTTCTAGTTCCTTCTGGGAAAATAACCAAACTTCGGTGATATTGGTTTAAAAGTTCTTTACCTTCTTTATAAGCGTTTAAAGCACTTCTTGGATTTCCTCGGTCCAACGGAATTGCATCAATTAACTTAATGAAACGTCCAAATGTTTTATGGTCTCAAAGTTCTTGCTTAGCAATAAATGCTAATGGTTGTTGACGACTAAAATCATTTAAAGCAATCAAGGCAACTGAATCAAAGTTAGACTGGTGGTTTGGTGCTAAAATAATTCCGCGATCTAATCAGTTTTCAATGTCAATTACTTGAATTTTAACATCCAAAAGTCACATCATTCGACGAGCAATTTTTTTAACTCAATAGTAACGGTATTCTTCACTATATGAATTAGGATCTTTTTTGATTCGGCGAGCCATTTTCTTAGCTTTACTCATATTCATTAAAACAATAACTCAAATTAATAATAATTTTCATTTGTTGAAATTAGTACTTCCCCGCTCCTTTTTTTGATCCTTTGCTTTCTTCTCTGTTTTAACTTCTTCTTGATTAGTAACTTCTTGTTTTTCTAATTCGTATTTTTCTTTCATGTTATTTTTTCCTCTCATATTTTTTTATAACAAATTCATCTTTATCAATTTCGCTATAAATTTCAAAATCGTCTCAATTTACTCTTGGAAAAATAGTATCTCCGGGGTAATTTTGTTTTATCACACTGACAATCAGTTTATCAGCATATGGCAAGAACATTTGATAAATTTGCGATCCCCCAATAACAATTAATTCGTTAGGTTGGTTTTGATATCTTTTAATTAAATAATCAATGTCATTAATGATTTTAACATTTTCATTATTGATGACAAGATTGCCATTTTTTGAAAGGACTATATTTTCTCGATTTGGTAATGGTTTGGAACCAATTGCTTCAAATGTCTTACGACCCATTACAATTGTTTTTCCAGTTGTATACTGCTTGAAAAAATTCATTTCTTCAGGAATTTTTCATGGTAACTTGTTTTCTTGGCCAATTATTCCCTCTTGGGTTTGGGCTCATACTAATTTTATCACTAAACTGCCACCTTCCCCTTAATTCCTGGATAAGATTCATAGTTTTCTAAGATAATGTCATCAGGTTTCAAATCAAAAATTGAAACGTTAGAATCTTTTAACGTAATTGATGGCAATTTTTTTGGAATACGAGAAAGTTGAAGTTCAATTTGTTCTAAATGATTTTGATAAATATGCGCATCCCCGATTGTATGTACAAATTCTCCTGGTTCTAAGCCAACTTCATTTGCAATTAGAATCAATAATAAAGAATAACTTGCGATATTAAATGGGACTCCCAGGAAAATATCCCCGCTGCGTTGATACAATTGTAAGTTCAATTTTTTATCCCCAGAAACATAAAACTGAAATATCGTATGACACGGAGGTAAAGCCATCTTTGAAACTTCTTCTGGATTTCAAGCAGAAATAATATGTCGCCTTGAATCGGGATTATTTTTTAGATTAAAAATTAAGTCTGCAAGTTGATCAACTCCATTAAAATTTCGTCATTGTTTACCATAAACCGGACCTAAATCACCATGCAATTTAGCAAAATCATTATCTGTACGGATTTTGTCCACAAAAGTTTGTAAATCCTCTCCTTGATAATCATTGGATTTTTTGTAAATTTCGTAAGGCCATTCATTTCAAATATTTACCTTATTATCAACTAAATACTTAATATTTGTGTCTCCCGATATAAATCACAATAATTCTACAACTACTGCTTGAAAATAAATTTTCTTAGTTGTTAAAAGCGGGAAACCATCGCCTAAATTATAGCGGGTTTGGGTCCCAAAGAATGAAATTGTCCCTGTTAAAGTTCTATCATTTTTTCTAGTTCCGTTTTCTAAAACATTTTTTACCAAATCTAAATATTTTTGCATTTTATCACCACAATTATTATAAACCAAAGTTAATATAAAAATTATCCCATTGAGGGATAATTTTAATCTTTTTTCAAAGCCATTCCAACTGCATAGCGTTTTTCGTGACTAATAGAAACAATGATTTCACCAAATTTAGAATTTTTCAGACTTGGTTTTTGATCAATGTAACCAATATTTATTTGATTCATTGCGATTGGTGAAGGTAAAGTTTTTATTATAGCTTCTTTAACAGCTCAACGACCTGCTAAAAATTCTCTTTTTGAATTTTTAGTTAAACGAGTAGATAAAATCTTAATTTCATCTGGATGTAAAATTAGTTCAATCATTCTGGGCTTGAGCTTTATTCTTTTAACGGCAACAATATCAATTCCAATTTTTTTCATAATTCTCCTTACACAAAATCAACAATCGCTGCTCAATCATTGAAAGAATATTTCTTGTTTGTGTGATAATCTAATCCTGTGAAAGTATTAATAACATTACCCGAACTGACAGCTTCAAGACCAGCAATAAGTCCTAAACTTGAATAAAATGATGGCAAGAATCCCCCGGTTCCATAATCTTCGTTAATTTGATTAACAAAATAAAGATTTTTAAAGAAGTTGTAAGTTAGACGGCCGTTGCACAATACTCTAATAATACTATTACTTCTTCCTGGGGTTTTTTTAATTTCTGTTTCAATTGTATCAGCGACTTTAATAAATTCATTATTTGAGCCATTGTTATTTTTTGAGTAAAATCTTTCAAAGTCACGAATTCCCATTTTGGCAATATTTTCTTCAGCCATAAATTTTTGTAGTTGTTCTTGTAGAACTGTAAAACTTCCTGGTGAAAAGTTAAACTGAGTTTTATCATCAAAACTTGAGATTTCCTCACCAGCGTTTGAATATGATTCATACAGCGCTGCAGTCATTAATGATGATTCAGTTACAATTCTAAATAGACTCTGTGCCTCTCTTGGCATTGATAAACTACAGTTACGAACATCGGTTTTTAAATAACTATTTGTTGAATAATTATCCACATATAAGTTGTTGATAAAATCAGTAATTTCTCAAGTATTTTCTACCCCGTTTTCGTTGAAATGGTTAGCAGCAGTGAATACTGGAATTACCACAAATTTTGAAATACAGTCAGCATTATAATAAAACCCGAATTTAGGAATTCAACGAAATAAAGGACTAGAAGCTGACCTACGATAGTAACCGTTTCCTGATTCATAAATTTTTTGAACATTAGCAAAAGATAAATCATCTGTATTGATACTTTGTTCAGTTAGAGCTTGATTATTAGTCTTAAAGAGCGGATTAGAAGCAGTACTAAAAATGGCAAAACTAGCCAATAGTCCTAAAATTAAACCTAAAATCGAACCAATAAGTGCGTTTGCATGGGAATTAATTTTTATAGCAATTAATTTTCTTTTTATAAACGTAAAATAAAGAATTAACGCAATTATGTTAATCACAAAAAAGAATAGCAGTTGATAAATCATATTTAATATAACGGCCACAATAGCATTGATGAAGTCAACAGCAAACTGTTGGGTATTTACAGTGATACCCTCTCCTTCAGAACCAAATAATGCTATTATTTCGTTGAAAACACTTTGAAAAATTCTATCAAAATCACCAAATGCATCAATTAAACCTTGTAATTTAAGTAACGGAGCAATTTTTGCAACCGTAGCTGTTGTTAGCAATGGGACCAAAAAAATTATTACGATTGCAACAAGGATATTAACTGAGCCAAAATAAACCATTACCCAGGTTCCACGTTTAACTCCCCAGATTGTGAAGGCTAAAATTAAAATAAAAATTAATAAGTCAAAAAGTCATCAAGGACCAATATTAATCAACATTATAAAGCCTCCCTTAAATTAGCAAATAGCATTAATATCATTATACATTTTTTTGGTATTTGTTTATAATAAATAAAAGAGGTATTTCAAAATGGCTGAGAAAAATTCTACTATTTCAAGCAATAAGATGATCGGAACTGATGAAGTTGGAGTTGGGGATTTTTTCGGTCCACTAGTAGTTGTTGCTTGTTATTTAGATGAAACCAAAATTTCTAATTTGAGTGTATTTAAAAAAATTAAGGATAGCAAGCAGTTGTCGAATGAAAGTATCATGAAAATTTTTGAGGAAATACAAAAACATGTTAAGTATAGCGTTGTTATGATAGACAACCTGAAGTATAACAATATTTATAATAAGGTCAAAAATAGTCATGTCCTAAAAGCATTAGGACATAATGGCGCTTTACTAGATTTAATAAAAAATAATCCAGAACTTGAAGATACTAATATTGTTATCGATGAATTTGTTAACAAAAATAAGTACTTTGAATATTTGAAACAGTGAGAAAAAAATATAGTAAGTAAAAATGTAAATTTAGTCACAAAAGCTGAAAGTAAATTCTTAGCTGTTGCTTGTGCAAGTATTATCGCTAGAGCTTATTTTCTTAATGCCATTGCAACTCTTCAAAAAGACCTAAGATTAAGTTTGCCACTTGGAGCAGGCAATGAAGTGAAAGAATTGGTTCGGGATTACAAAAAAAATCACCCCGATAAAGTTGAAAGTTTTATCAAGATGCATTTTAAGGATAATTAATTTATTTGGTTATTTTTATTTTAACAGCCGGCTTGCTAGAATAGGTTATTTTAACCTCATCTAGCATTTTTTTAGCAGCAATATTATCTGGGGTATTTTCGTACTTATTAGATCCATAATAAATGTGCTTGATTCCGGCTTGAATAATTACTTTAACACATTGATGACAAGGAAAAAGAGTTGTATAAATATCACAACCCGATAAGTCGCAACGAGCAGAGACAATGGCGTTCATCTCCGAATGAACAACATAAGGGTATTTATTTTCAAACTGATTTTCTTTGTCTCTATCTCAAGGGAAACTGCTATTATCAATTCCGCGAGGAAAACCATTATAACCAGAACTTATTATTTGATTTAAATTATTCACGACTACACATCCAACTTGAGTTTCAGGATCCTTGCTTCGCATGGCGTTTAATTCAGCTATGGACATAAAGTATTCATCCCATGAAATGTAGTTATTGCGTGATTTTAGCATTTAAACACCAACAACAACTAAGACATTTCCGTCAAAAATAAATTGTCATTTTCAACCTATTTTTTCCATAATTTCATTTGCCATTTCAATTTTTAAAAATCCTCTTTGAATGTACATTCCCAAGACATTAATTGTTGGATTATGCAGAGCTGGAATATAGGATGGAACTAATAGCATAATAATTGGTAGCGTTATAAACGAAGCTACAATAAAGTAACCTGAAAATAAATAACCGTTAAAGCCTTCCTTATAGTTTCAATTCAAAACAATTGATAACCCCATTCCAATACCTACTCCCGAAGAAATAACTCAGTAGATTGACTCATTTCAAGCAATCATTGGGAAGAAAAATAGGAAAAATGCTGGAGCAATCATTTCCCTTTTGGCTAAAATAGAAATGACATCTTGTTTACCACTTACTTTAATAAATAAGGCACCAAATAGAATTGATGATATAACAATCGAACCTCCGAAGACATTTGCAGGAATCATAACAGAAAGAATTAATCCGCAAATAACATAACCAACTGCAACGATTACCATTAATTTAAAAGCACCGATGATGTTTTCTGAATACGAAGATAATTTTTTTATAATATACATATTTAATGCTAGTAATATTAAATCCGTTATAAAATTACTGCTAGAATTTGCAAAACCATATGTAAAGACCCTTCAGAATTGTCCTCCTAAAATTGTTAAATTATAGTTAGTTCCACCTACGAATAATTTAGTTGTATCTGAATCAATATTATTTAATCTAACAAAAATAGACAAGTAAAAAATAATAATAAATGGTACGAAACAAAATAAAGCCGTAATTATTCATGTACCAATTAGTTGTCCATTTTGTATTTTATTGTGAAATTCTTGAAATTTTTTGCTTACATCACTATTTTTATCATCTAGATCTTCTATTAATTTTTTAACTTGCTCTTGATCTTTTAAATCAACGATGATTTCTTTTTCTTCTGTTTTATCACTGAATTTCAATTTATCCACATTTGAAAAATATGGATTTAATTTGCTAACCAAATTTTTTTCATTTCCTAATATTTTGATATCTGAATCAACAACTAAATCTTTTTCAAATGATGAATCATCTAAATAAATTCAAAGAATTTGAATTTTTTCACGACTTGCTTCTTTGGATTTATTTGCGATTTCCTCAATAATCGGATCATTTCTAAAATCGCTATCTTCTGAACTAGCCTTTATTCTAATAATTTTAATTTTAGCATTACTGTTATATAAATATGAAATTTCGTCATTTTTTTGAGTTTTCTGCGGTTTATAACCCTCTTTTTTAATAAAATAATTCACTAGGGCAAGACGGTTATTTGTTATTTCTGATTTCATTGCACTTTCCTAACTTGACTTTCTTAACATATTTATTTTATCATTAAATTGCTCTGGTGGGTTAATTTCAAACAACATTTTATCTCCAGTAATTGGGTGATCAAAAATCAATTTTCAGGCATGTAAATATTGCCCAAATTCTGATTTTTTATCACTTAAATATCCATAAACTTGATCCCCATAAATTGGGTGTTTGATAAAATTGAAGTGAACTCTAATTTGGTGGGTTCTACCAGTTTCAATTACACAGCTTACTAAAGTGTGTTTTTCAAATCTTTCTAAAACTTTAAAATTAGTTTTGGCATATTTACTGTTTTTTTCAGTAACAGTCATCTTTTTGCGATCCCCAGGATGACGACCAATTGGGGCGTCAATTACTCCTTCATTTTCCAAAATTACACCATGAACTATGCCAAGGTATTCTTTGTGAATTTCTTTATTTTTTAACATTTCTGTCAATTTTTTATGAGATTTATCATTTTTAGCAACTACCAAAAGTCCTGTAGTTTGTTTATCAAGACGATGAACAATCCCAGGTCGATTTACCCCTCCAATTGTTGATAAATCTTTGATGTGAAACATTAGAGCATTAACTAATGTTTTTGAATAATTGCCTAGTGCCGGGTGAACTACCATATCATTTGGTTTGTTCACAACAATAATGTCTTTATCTTCATAAACAATTTCTATTGGAATGTCTTCAGGCAAAATTTCTGAAGAACTTGGTTTGGGTATTGTTATTTCAACAATGTCACCTGGTTTTAGTTTATAGCGAGCTGGCTTAATTTCACCATTTACTTCTACAAAATTGTCATTAATTAGTTTTTGAAGATATGAGCGAGAAAATTCAAAGTCATTCTGACAGCTACTAAAAATAAATTTATCAAGTCTTTCTTGTTCTAAAACTGTAAAATTTATTTTATTCATAAATTAGTCCTCCTTGATCTTTGATTTTTTAGTGGTTTTAGTGGTTTTAGTATTTATATTTTCTGTCTTAGAATCGAGTTCGCCATTTGAGTTAGCTAGCTCTTGTTCATAACGACGATTTTCCCTTGATTCTTTTATAAACAGATAAACAGTCATAGGAAAGGCTACAACAATTAGGTAAACAATTGCGATATTAACTCATAAATCAGCAATATTAAAAATATACCCATCACTACCAAGGAATTTGAAATCTCAAACTAAGAAGTCAACTACTCCACCTTTTATTCCATAACCTGGAATTTCCGGGGCTCAGGCTCTAGCTAATAAATTACCTCAACTTCCTGACAATAAAATTGTGATTCCAATAAGTCAATAGCGACTATTGACAAAAATGAAAACTAAAGAAAATAATAATGTAGCTAATGTAGCAATTGTAATTGCCAAGCCAACATTGTTAGCATTCATTCCATAAGCAGCTCCTGGATTAATTATGTAGTGCAACCTTAAGAAACCTGGAATTAATGGTTTTTCTGAATTATAAGCCATTTTAGCAACTACAATTCCTTTTGTAATTCAATCAATGACCACCAAAACAATAAAAATTGGTAAACAAACAATTAATTTAAATTTTCATTCATAATTATACTTTTTTAAAAAGTTTTTAAAATTTTGAAAAGCCAAAATAATCTACCCCCATTTCTGTTAATCTGATATTACTTTATGACAGCGTTCACATAAATCTTCTGTTGCTAATTTTGCAAAAATTCCTCAACATCTTTCACACTTTGATCCCTCACGAATTTGAACACAAACTTTTCCGATTTTACCTGAATAAATTGGGTCAGCAACTTTTTTAAATTCAATTTGACTGACAATTAAAATTTGCTCTAAATCTGAAATTTTTACCATTTCTTCAAATTCAGAACTAATCTCAATTTCCAATTTAGCTTCAAACGATTTTTTAATAATTTTTTCATTACGAGCTAGCTCCAAAGCCTTATTGATTTCGTCTCTAAAAATTAAGAATTTATTTCAGTTATTCACTTGCTCTGATTTTATAGAAAAATCTTGTTTTCTAAGGTCTAATAGATGAACTGACTCCTCTTTTTTAATAAATTTAATGTTATCATATATTTCCTCAGTTGTGTGAACCAAGATTGGTCTAATTGAGTCAATTAAAACTCACAGTTGTTCATATAATACAGTTTGAACTTGTCGACGTCTTAAATCATCTTGTTTTTCGATATATAAAATATCTTTAATGAAATCTAAATAGAATGCCGAAAGTTCATTGTTAACATAGTTATTTAATAACTGGTAAACCAAATTGAATTGGTAACTTTCATAAGCTTGAGTAATTTTTTGTTTAAAAATTGTTAGATTATGTAAACTAAATTCATCAACTGGATTTAATTTTTTTTGGTAATTTTTTTCTGGATCAAAATCAACAAGGTTAGATAGAATGAAACGCACTGTGTTTCTAATTTTTCGATAAGATTCACCCACTTGTTTTAGAATTTCTGTTCCAATTTTTTGGTCATCTGTATAATCTGTTGAAGCAACTCACAATCTCAAAATATCAGAACCCATTTCATTGGCAATAGAAATTGGATCTATTGTATTACCGATTGATTTTGACATTTTTTTACCTTTTTCATCATTGGTCATTCCATGAGTAATTAATTGTTTATAAGGAGCTTGATTGTCTCAAATAACTGAGTTAATTAAACTAGAATTAAACCAACCACGATATTGATCATTTCCTTCCAAATAAACATCATATGGACGTTTAAATTCTGGGAAGCGTTCTTGCAAGGCGATGTTTGAACAACCCGAATCAAATCATACATCAAGAATATCGGTTTCTTTAGTATGATTCTGATTTCTATATGATTCTGGTAAAAAGTAATCGGCTGGTTTTGTGAATCAAACATTTGTTCCTTCTTTTGCAAGAATATCAATTGCAAAATTCACTACTTCTGAATTTAATACTAATTTATCATTTTTGTCATAAAATCCAATAATAGGAACCCCTCATAGTCTTTGGCGAGAAATAGTTCACTCCTTGCGACCTTCGATTAATGATTTTAAACGATTTTGACTTCACTCGGGTTTTGTTTTTATTTTATCAATATGAGTAACAATTTGAGGAATTGCTTTTTCTAGACCTACAAATCATTGAGCAGTCGCTCTTCAAATTACTGGCTTTTTAGTTCTTCAGTCATGTGGATATGAGTGAGTTATTCATTTCATTTTTAAAAGGTTTTTATTTTCAGTTAATTTCCCACCAACAATTTTATTGGCATCATCATAAAATACACCGATTAAATCCTTGTCCTCAATTGTTTTGTCAAAATGACCACTATTATCAATTGGTGCGAATGCTTGCATTTTTTCCCTTTTTACTAATTGATAGTCATCTTCACCAAAACCACCAGCAGTATGAACTAATCCAGTTCCAGAATCACTAGTTACATGTTCTCCA
This window encodes:
- a CDS encoding lipoprotein, giving the protein MRRLLAILASASLITAAGTTVVSCTNELSNYNTFKKWIKNRETFVLYIGAEDCPYCQNFVKATTGKPNGSLDDFENQVNNGDNKMFNEFKTNYNNKLESLQNGGKEINDDFRNGFGAKVDQVKFHHFTEEKKDSINSKKWLTKIKEWILDEYKAQYKIHNIPETDPNYVTNDLTVDDLKISSIPTYIIIRDGKLVNVTTGFDSLENGVGEEQALEKWFTEINSYFTDPASFFQPSNNGGETGGDGDGGETGETGGQEPAAGSIPYQDKSYEYRYKK
- a CDS encoding thymidine phosphorylase; translation: MNFAELITKKKKGLSLNQAEIEYLIKGFISNEIKDYQMSAIAMAIYFQGMDAKETSFLTGEMIKSGKTYDLKGVTGFKADKHSTGGVGDKTSLIYAPLVASFGIKVAKLSGRGLGQTGGTIDKLESCPGWTGEISEAKFEEIVNKVGMSIISQSQDIVPADKKMYALRDVTGTVDSIPLIASSIMSKKLAIAGNGIILDVKMGSGAFMNTVDEATKLAQAMVEIGKNHHRNIAAMITDMDKPLGREIGNANEVREAYETLQGNGPADLNELTEEAVGITLLQAGIFKTLAEAKEAVREKIKNKVAAPILKQFVEAQGGDFSVIENFEKSFKVKNTIEIKADKSGYIRYIDTNKLGYLAMQIGAGRATKEESIDFAAGITLNKVSGEKVLAGDVVMTLKTNKAVSGEFTNQGKLTFEIVDKAFVEPVIIKVISDLDLK
- a CDS encoding lysophospholipid acyltransferase family protein gives rise to the protein MKEKYELEKQEVTNQEEVKTEKKAKDQKKERGSTNFNKWKLLLIWVIVLMNMSKAKKMARRIKKDPNSYSEEYRYYWVKKIARRMMWLLDVKIQVIDIENWLDRGIILAPNHQSNFDSVALIALNDFSRQQPLAFIAKQELWDHKTFGRFIKLIDAIPLDRGNPRSALNAYKEGKELLNQYHRSLVIFPEGTRSPDQEIGEFQGASMKIAQSAYVPIVPVTIIDSHYVFAKKRPKKVVVKVVFGKPLLPEKFISIKTDILTNNVRKEVVKNMEKYKDFEKIETKKKRKEKK
- a CDS encoding dihydrofolate reductase, whose protein sequence is MIKLVWAQTQEGIIGQENKLPWKIPEEMNFFKQYTTGKTIVMGRKTFEAIGSKPLPNRENIVLSKNGNLVINNENVKIINDIDYLIKRYQNQPNELIVIGGSQIYQMFLPYADKLIVSVIKQNYPGDTIFPRVNWDDFEIYSEIDKDEFVIKKYERKK
- the thyA gene encoding thymidylate synthase, which encodes MQKYLDLVKNVLENGTRKNDRTLTGTISFFGTQTRYNLGDGFPLLTTKKIYFQAVVVELLWFISGDTNIKYLVDNKVNIWNEWPYEIYKKSNDYQGEDLQTFVDKIRTDNDFAKLHGDLGPVYGKQWRNFNGVDQLADLIFNLKNNPDSRRHIISAWNPEEVSKMALPPCHTIFQFYVSGDKKLNLQLYQRSGDIFLGVPFNIASYSLLLILIANEVGLEPGEFVHTIGDAHIYQNHLEQIELQLSRIPKKLPSITLKDSNVSIFDLKPDDIILENYESYPGIKGKVAV
- a CDS encoding 4'-phosphopantetheinyl transferase superfamily protein: MMKKIGIDIVAVKRIKLKPRMIELILHPDEIKILSTRLTKNSKREFLAGRWAVKEAIIKTLPSPIAMNQINIGYIDQKPSLKNSKFGEIIVSISHEKRYAVGMALKKD
- a CDS encoding ribonuclease HIII translates to MAEKNSTISSNKMIGTDEVGVGDFFGPLVVVACYLDETKISNLSVFKKIKDSKQLSNESIMKIFEEIQKHVKYSVVMIDNLKYNNIYNKVKNSHVLKALGHNGALLDLIKNNPELEDTNIVIDEFVNKNKYFEYLKQWEKNIVSKNVNLVTKAESKFLAVACASIIARAYFLNAIATLQKDLRLSLPLGAGNEVKELVRDYKKNHPDKVESFIKMHFKDN
- a CDS encoding deoxycytidylate deaminase, producing MLKSRNNYISWDEYFMSIAELNAMRSKDPETQVGCVVVNNLNQIISSGYNGFPRGIDNSSFPWDRDKENQFENKYPYVVHSEMNAIVSARCDLSGCDIYTTLFPCHQCVKVIIQAGIKHIYYGSNKYENTPDNIAAKKMLDEVKITYSSKPAVKIKITK
- a CDS encoding RluA family pseudouridine synthase — protein: MNKINFTVLEQERLDKFIFSSCQNDFEFSRSYLQKLINDNFVEVNGEIKPARYKLKPGDIVEITIPKPSSSEILPEDIPIEIVYEDKDIIVVNKPNDMVVHPALGNYSKTLVNALMFHIKDLSTIGGVNRPGIVHRLDKQTTGLLVVAKNDKSHKKLTEMLKNKEIHKEYLGIVHGVILENEGVIDAPIGRHPGDRKKMTVTEKNSKYAKTNFKVLERFEKHTLVSCVIETGRTHQIRVHFNFIKHPIYGDQVYGYLSDKKSEFGQYLHAWKLIFDHPITGDKMLFEINPPEQFNDKINMLRKSS
- a CDS encoding signal peptidase II produces the protein MAFQNFKNFLKKYNYEWKFKLIVCLPIFIVLVVIDWITKGIVVAKMAYNSEKPLIPGFLRLHYIINPGAAYGMNANNVGLAITIATLATLLFSLVFIFVNSRYWLIGITILLSGSWGNLLARAWAPEIPGYGIKGGVVDFLVWDFKFLGSDGYIFNIADLWVNIAIVYLIVVAFPMTVYLFIKESRENRRYEQELANSNGELDSKTENINTKTTKTTKKSKIKED